In the Girardinichthys multiradiatus isolate DD_20200921_A chromosome 4, DD_fGirMul_XY1, whole genome shotgun sequence genome, one interval contains:
- the foxf1 gene encoding forkhead box protein F1 produces MTAEVQQPPAQPPAQSSPMSAPEKTHGQTVVMETGSSTTKTKKTNAGIRRPEKPPYSYIALIVMAIQSSPTKRLTLSEIYQFLQSRFPFFRGSYQGWKNSVRHNLSLNECFIKLPKGLGRPGKGHYWTIDPASEFMFEEGSFRRRPRGFRRKCQALKPMYSMMNGLGFNHIPEAYNYQGSGGGLSCPPNSLSLDSGIGMMNGHLAGNMDGMGLSGHSMSHLSSNSGHSYMGSCTASTGSDYPHHDNAASPLLTSGGVMEPHPVYSSSASAWASAQPTSLNNGASYIKQQPLSPCNPGANSLQPSLPTHSLDQSYLHQNGHSTTDLQGIPRYHSQSPSMCDRKEFVFSFNAMTSSAMHSPGNGAYYHHQQVSYQDIKPCVM; encoded by the exons ATGACGGCAGAGGTCCAGCAGCCCCCAGCGCAGCCTCCTGCCCAGAGCAGCCCGATGTCTGCTCCAGAGAAGACGCACGGACAGACGGTGGTGATGGAAACCGGGTCCTCCACCACGAAAACCAAGAAGACGAACGCAGGGATACGGCGACCAGAGAAGCCCCCTTACTCATACATAGCATTGATTGTGATGGCCATCCAGAGCTCTCCCACCAAGCGGCTGACGCTTAGTGAGATCTACCAGTTCCTGCAGAGCCGCTTCCCGTTCTTCAGGGGCTCGTATCAGGGATGGAAGAACTCCGTGCGTCACAACTTGTCCCTGAACGAGTGCTTCATTAAGCTGCCCAAGGGCCTTGGCCGACCGGGGAAGGGACACTATTGGACTATCGATCCGGCCAGCGAGTTCATGTTCGAGGAGGGCTCCTTCAGAAGGAGACCCAGGGGTTTCAGGCGCAAATGCCAGGCGCTGAAACCCATGTACAGCATGATGAACGGCCTGGGATTCAACCACATTCCCGAGGCGTATAACTACCAGGGGAGTGGCGGGGGCCTGTCCTGTCCGCCCAACAGCCTGTCTCTGGACAGCGGGATCGGGATGATGAATGGACACTTGGCAGGTAACATGGATGGGATGGGTCTGTCCGGCCACTCCATGTCGCACTTGTCGAGCAACAGTGGACATTCCTACATGGGAAGTTGCACAGCGTCCACTGGGAGCGATTACCCCCACCACGACAATGCCGCCTCCCCGCTGCTGACTAGCGGGGGAGTCATGGAGCCTCACCCCGTCTACTCGAGCTCGGCTTCGGCGTGGGCCTCGGCCCAGCCGACCTCCCTGAACAACGGGGCTTCGTACATCAAGCAGCAGCCGCTGTCTCCATGCAACCCGGGGGCGAACAGCCTGCAGCCGAGCTTGCCCACACACTCATTGGACCAGTCGTACCTGCACCAGAATGGACACAGCACCACAGATTTACAAG GTATTCCTCGGTACCATTCCCAGTCTCCCAGCATGTGCGACAGGAAAGAGTTCGTGTTCTCCTTCAACGCCATGACGTCCTCGGCCATGCACTCACCTGGAAACGGCGCCtactaccaccaccagcagGTCTCCTACCAGGACATCAAGCCCTGCGTCATGTGA